The genomic window GGGCGTGAGGGAGGCCTCGCCGACATAGGTGCCGTAGCCGTGTCTGATGTCGACTATGTCGAGGGCCTGCAGGGCCTTGAGGGCCTCACGGACGGAGTTGCGGCTGACGCCGAGGTCCTCCATCAGCTCCGTCTCGGTGGGCAGCGGCGCACCCGCCTGGAGTTTGCGGTCGATGATCAGCTGCATCACCTCGCGCTGGATCTGGCCGCTCACCCGCCGCTCGGGCCGGCGCCGACTGCCGCTCTCCTGAGACATGCGCCGCATCGTACGCTCGCCGGACATCCGACGTCCCACCTCCGGACGGAAACCGCGTGAACCGATCAGGGGAACGCCAGGTTAACGCCCAGTGATCAACTCGGCGAACTCGCCCCTAACGGTCGCTCAACTGTCCTTATTTCATACCGCTGTTGATCCGCCATTGGTCGCACCTTTGGCACCTACGCCATTCGTGTGCGATCTCTTGACCACCCCTACCAGCGCTCCTAAGGTCACGCTGCTCCCTGTAGGACGTAGGACGTCGTATCTCCCCCACCGCTTCGCTCCCTCGCTGCCTCGCTGGAGGAACCGTGCGCGACGTGACCCATGACGCCCCGGCGACGGCTCGCCGGTCGTTCCTGAAGTACTCCGGCGCGCTGGGCGCGGCCGCCGCCGTCTCCTCGTCGCTGGCCGCCTGTTCGGCCGGGCCGGAGTCCACCAATGACACCGGTGACGGCGGGGGCGGGAAGAACGGCACCCTGACCGCCGTCATCGGCTACGGCAACGACGGCAGCTGGGACCCGACCCAGACCGCGTCCGCCTTCTGCATGGCCGCCAACAACCACATCTACGAAGGCCTCCTCGACACCGACCCCATCTCGCGGGAGCCGTACGCGGCGCTCGCGACGGCCGTACCCGGCGATCTCAGCGGTACGTCGTGGAAGTTCGAGCTGCGGGCCGGCGCCACCTTCCACGACGGCAAGCCGGTGACCGCCGACGACGTCGTCTTCGTGTACGAGCGGATCCTCGACCCCGACACCCAGACCCTCGCCAAGGGCTTCTTCGCGAGCTGGCTGAAGGAGGTCAGGAAGATCGACGCGCGGAACGTCGAGCTGGTGCTCAAGTTCCCCTTCCCCGACGGTATTTCCCGGCTGACGCTGGCGAAGATCATGCCGAAGCACGTCTTCTCCCGGCCCGGCGCCTGGGACGACGCCATCAAGGGCAAGGCGATCGGCTCGGGGCCGTACCGGCAGACCGCGCACCACCCGAAGTCGAACACGACGTTCGAGGCTTTCGCCGATTACAACGGCCCCCGCCCGGCCGCCTTCAAGAAGATGAACTGGCTGACCATCGTGGACGCCGCCCCGCGCGTCGCGAAGATCTCCGGCGCGAGCGCGGGCGCGCAGATCGCCGACAACATCCCGTACGCCAATATCGGGCAGCTGGAGAAGGGCGGCATGTCCGTCCAGGGCGGCTCCGGGATGAACAACCTCTTCCTCATGTTCAACACCAGGCGCAAACCCTTCGACGACGTACGCGTGCGGCAGGCGCTGCATTACGCGATCGACCGGGACAAGATGATCGAGGTGGCGCTGAAGGGGCACGGGAAACCCGCGAGTTCGTTCCTGAATGAGGGAAACCCGAGTTATCGGCCGGCGAAGAGCGTGTACGCGTACGACCCCGACAAGGCGAAGGCGCTGCTGGCCGAGGCCGGGGTGAAGGGGCTGAAGATCGAGATTCTGGCGGTGAACGTCAGCTGGATCGTCGACTGTCTGCCGACCGTCAAGGCCTCCTGGGACGCGATCGGCGTCGAGACGACCCTCTCGCCGCAGGAGACCACCGCCGTCTTCACGAAGATGGACCAGAAGCAGGACTACCAGGTCGTGGCCGCGGCCTCGAATCCGAACCAGTTCGGGCTCGACGCGGATCTGATCATGCACTACAACTACGGTCCGCAGAATCTGTGGATGCAGTACGCGCGGTGGGCCGACAACGCGGTGGCCAAGGGGCTCTTCAGGGACATGGACCAGGCCACGCGGGAGCCCGACGCCGACAAGAAGAAGACGATGGTGCAGGACTACATCGACATCGTCGCCGAACAGGCCGTGCTCTATCCGGTGGTCCACAACGAGCTGATGACGGCCTGGAATCCGAAGCGACTCAGCGGGATAAGGGCACAGCCCTATCCGGGGATCAATCTGCTCCAGGCCAAGTGGGTTTAGCGTGGTCGCTGTCCTGCGCATTCTGATTCGGCGGGTCGCTCTGCTCGTTCCGCTGATGCTCGGAATCGTGCTGTTCGTGTTCATCGTCATGCGGTTCTCGGATGTGGATCCGGCGTCGGCGTTCTTCCAAGGGGCCAATCCGACGCCGGAGCAGTTGCATGATTTCCGGGAGGAGAACGGGCTGCTGGACCCCCTGCCCGTGCGCTACGTCGGCTTCGTGGGCGATCTGCTGCACGGTGACATGGGGATCAGCGCGCTCACCCGGGCCCCCGTCATCGACCAGGTCACCACCGCGTTGCCGCTCACGCTCCAGCTCACCTTCCTGGGGCTGGGGATCGCGGTGGTACTGGCGCTGCTCGGCGGGGTCACGGCGGCGATCTACCGGGACCGGCTGCCGGACCAGATCATCCGGGTGGTGTCGTTGACCGGGGTCGCGGCGCCGGGTTTCTGGCTGGCGCTGCTGATGATCCAGTACCTGGCGGTGGATCTGGGGTGGTTCCCGACCGGCGGATACGTCAATCCGGCGGACTCCTTCACCGGGTGGCTGAAGACGATGACGTTGCCGGCGTTCGCGCTGTCGCTGCCGGTGGCGGCGCAGCTGACGCGGATCGTACGGACGTCGGTGGTGGAGGAGCTCGACAAGGACTACGTACGGACGGCGATCGGCAGCGGGCTGCCGCCGCGGGTCGTGGTGGGCCGGAACGTACTGCGGAACGCGCTGATCAACCCGCTCACCGTGCTGGGGCTGCGCGTCGGCTATCTGCTCGGCGGCGCGGTCGTCATCGAGACGATCTTCTCGCTGCCGGGCATGGGCAAGCTGATGATCGACGCCGTGAAGAACGGCGACCCGGCGGTCGTCCAGGGTGTCGTCCTGACCACGGCCGCGGGCTTCGTGGTCGTGAACCTCGTCATCGACGTTCTCTACCTGCTGGTGAACCCGCGTCTGAGGGACGCGAGTTGACTCGGGGACGCACGTTGCTCAGGGACGCACATGGAAGACGACCGAGGGATGCGAGCTGATGCCCTGATGTTCGGCCTGATCGTGACCACGCGCAAACGCCTGACGGCGGCCCTGTCCCGGCCCGGCGTCCGGCTGCGTTCCTGGCGCCGACTGCCGCTGCTGTCCCGGATCGCGGTCTGCTTCCTGGCGGTCGTGGTCCTCACGGCACTCCTCGCCCCGTGGCTCGCCCCGCACGACCCGCTCGACCAACAGGCCCTGGTCGGGGGCACCGGAGCGCCCTCCGCCGACCACTGGATGGGCCAGGACAGCCTCGGCCGGGACATCCTGAGCCGGCTGATGTACGGGGCCCGCTGGTCGCTGGCGATCGGGCTCGGCGCCACCGGGCTGGCGCTGGTCGTGGGGGCGGTCATCGGGGCCGTGGCCGCGACCTCGCGCAAGGCGGTCGACGAGACGCTGATGCGCTGCCTGGACGTCGTCATGGCGTTCCCGGGCATCGCGCTGGCCGCCGTCCTCGTGGCCGTCTTCGGCGGCGGGATCACCGTCCTGATCTGCGCGATCGCGTTCCTGTTCACCCCGCCGGTCGCCAGGGTCGTCCGGGCCAACGTCCTCGACCAGTACGGCGAGGACTATGTGACCGCCGAGCGGGTGATAGGAGCCCGCACCCCGCACATCGTGATCCGGCACGTGGCCGTCAACTGCGCCGCCCCGGTGCTGGTGTTCTGCACGGTCCAGGTCGCCGAGGCCATCGTCTTCGAGGCGTCGCTGTCCTTCATCGGCGCGGGTGTAAGGCCGCCGGACCCGTCCTGGGGCAGTGTCATCGCGGACGGCAAGAACATGGTGCTGACCGGGGGCTGGTGGGCGACCGTGTTCCCCGGCCTGCTGATGCTGGTCACGGTGCTGTCCCTGAACATCCTCTCCGAGGGCGTCTCCGACGCGTGGGCCGCGCCGGTCGCGCGGGAGGTGGAGCCACAGGAGCAGGAGGACCGGCTGGAGGCTCCCGAGCCGGGCGGCGGCGAGGTCACCGAGTTGCCCGGACTGACCGAGGCGGCCGTACGGCTGCGCTCCCGGGCCCGCCCCCTCCCCCAGGGCCGACCGGTCCTCTCCGTCGAGAACCTGGCCATCGGCTTCGACGGGCGTCACCGGGGCGTGGACATCGTCGACGGCATCAGCTTCGACGTCCGCCCCGGTGAAGTCCTCGGCCTGGTCGGCGAGTCGGGCTGCGGCAAGTCGCTGACCGCGCTGACGGTGATGGGCCTGGAACCGAAGGGCGCCCGCGTACGCGGCCAGGTCCGCTTCGACCAGCGGCAGCTGGTGGGCGAGCCGATGCGCGTACGCCGCCGTCTGCTCGGCCACGAGATGGCGATGGTCTACCAGGACGCCCTGTCCTCCCTGAACCCGGCGATGACGATCCACGCCCAGCTGAAGCAGGTCGTGCGCCGGGGCGGCAAGCGCTCCGCACCCGAGCTGCTGCGTCTGGTCGGCCTCGACCCCGAGCGCACCCTCCGCAGCTACCCGCACGAGCTCTCCGGCGGCCAGCGCCAGCGCGTTCTCATCGCGATGGCCCTGTCCCGCAACCCCAAGCTGATCGTGGCCGACGAGCCGACGACGGCGCTCGACGTGACCGTCCAGGCGCAGATCATCGAGCTCCTGCTGCGGCTGCGCGAGGAGCTGGGCTTCGCGCTGATCCTCGTCTCGCACGACCTTGCCCTGATCGCGGACGTGACCGACCGGGTGGTCGTGATGTACGGCGGACAGATCGTGGAGACGGGCGTGACGGCGGACCTGGTGGAGCAGCCCTCCCACCACTACACGCGCGGCCTGCTGGGCAGCGTCCTGTCCCTGGAGTCCGCGGCCGAGCGGATGACCCAGATCAAGGGCGTCGTCCCCTCCCCCGCCGACTTCCCGGCCGGCTGCCGCTTCGCCGACCGCTGCCCCCGGGCGAGCGACGTCTGCCGTACGACGGCCCCGGCCCTGCGGGGCACCCGCACCCACACGGCGGCCTGCCACCATCCGGCGGTGGACCTCATGGACAGCACGGAAGGCCAGGTGACCCGGTGAGCGCGCTCGTGGAGGTCTCCGGCGCCCATGTCGTCCACAAGGCGCGCAGCGGCGGGGTGTTCACCCGCGACCGGGTGTACGCCCTGACCGGCGCCGATCTGGTGATCGCCCCCGGGGAGACGGTCGGCGTGGTGGGCGAGTCGGGGTGCGGCAAGTCGACGCTGGCGAAGGTGCTGGTGGGCGTGGACCGGCCGACGGCCGGCGCGGTCTCCTTCCGGGGGCGGGACCTGTGGTCCATGTCGCCCGCCGAGCGCCGGGTGGCCGTCGGCGGCGGCACGGGCATGATCTTCCAGGACCCGTCCACGGCCCTGAACCGCCGCCTGACGATCCGCCAGATCCTCCGCGACCCCCTCGACGTGCACAGGCGCGGCACCCCGGCCGAACGGGAGGACCGCGTCCGGGAACTGATGTCCCTGGTCGGTCTGCCGACGGCGCTCGCGGACGGCCTGCCGGGCCAGCTGTCCGGCGGGCAGCGCCAACGAGTGGCGATCGCGAGGGCGTTGGCCCTCGATCCGGACCTGGTGGTGGCGGACGAGCCGACGAGCGCGCTGGACGTCTCGGTCCGCGCCCAGATCCTCAACCTCCTCCTGGACCTGAAGGAACGCCTGGGTCTGGCGCTGGTCTTCGTCTCTCACGACATCCAGACGGTACGGCGGATGAGCGACCGCGTGATCACCATGTATCTGGGCCGGATCGTGGAGGAGACCCCGGCGGACCTGGTCACCGACCGCGCCCGGCACCCGTACACCCGCGCCCTGTTCTCGGCGACGCCCGGCCTGCTGGACCCGATCGACCCGATCCCGCTGGTGGGCCCGGTCCCGTCGGCCACCCGGCCGCCGAGCGGCTGCCCGTTCCGTACCCGCTGCTGGAAGGCGGACGACGTCTGCGCGGAGATCATGCCGGACTTCGTGGCCGCGTCGGCCCCCGGACACCGCTTCCGGTGCCACCATCCGGTGGAGGAGACGGAGTCGACACGCGACCTGGTCGCCCAGGCCGTGGAGGATCGAACCGAGCCAGCCGTACGCGACACCCGAGACACCTAGCACCAAAGGAGCCACGATGACCGTCCCCGCCCCGCTGACCGGTGTCATCCCGCCCGTCTGCACGCCCCTGACACCAGACCGCGAGGTGGACGTCCCCTCACTCGTCCGTCTGGTCGACCATCTCGTGACGGGCGGTGTGGACGCGCTGTTCGTGCTCGGTACGACGTCGGAGGCGGCGTATCTGACGGACGCGCAGCGGCGGCAGGTCGTGGAGACGGTGGTCGGCCATGTCGGCGGCCAACTCCCCGTCCTCGCCGGGGCGATCGACATGTCGACGCCCCGCGTACTGGACCACGTCCGCGCCGTGACCGCCGCCGGTGCCGAGGCTGTCGTGGCCACCGCCCCCTTCTACAGCCGCACGCACCCGGCGGAGATCGCCCGCCACTACCGCCTGCTCGCCGACCGCTCCCCCGTCCCGGTCTTCGCCTACGACATCCCGGCCACCGTCCACACCAAGCTGCCCGCCGACGTGGTCCTGCGACTGGCGGCGGACAAGGTCATCGCCGGCCTGAAGGACTCCAGCGGCGACCTCGCCGGCTTCCGCACGGTCGTCACCGGCGCCCGCGCCGACTCCGCCCTCACCGGCTTCACCACCCTCACCGGCTCCGAACTGATCATCGACTCCGCCCTCGCCCTGGGCGCCGACGGCGCCGTCCCCGGCCTCGCCAACGTCGACCCGGCCGGCTACGTCCGCCTCGACCGCCTCTGCCGCGCCGGCGACTGGGACCGGGCACGGGCCGAACAGGAACGCCTGTGCGCCCTCTTCGACATGATCGCCGTCGGCGACCCGGCCCGCATGGGCACGGGCTCGTCCGCCCTCGGCGCCTTCAAGGCAGCCCTCCACCTGCGCGGAATCATCGACTGCGCGGCCACAGCCGAACCGCAGGTGCCGTTGTCGGAGGCGGAAGTCGAGCGGGTGGGCAAATACCTGGCGGCGGCGGGCCTGCTGTAGGGAGACTCCGCGAACCCGGCCTCGGGGTGCGCTGAGCCCCTCCCCGAGGCGCACCCAAACGCGATACGATACGTCTCGTCTTATCTCATCGCGGAAGGCGAGGACCGACAGCATGGAACGCTTCGTGGACGCGGCGCCCGGCATACGCCTGTGGGTGGAGGACCGCGGCGCCTCCGACACGCCCCCACTGCTGCTGATCATGGGCGCGCAGGCATCGGGCCTGGCGTGGCCGGACGCGCTCGTGGACAGGCTCGCCGACCGCCACCACGTCATCCGCTACGACCACCGCGACACCGGCCGCTCCACCTGGTCGTTCGAAGAGCACCCGTACTCCGTCACCGAACTGGCGAAGGACGCCGTCAGGGTGCTGGACGGCCTCGGCGTCGAACGCGCCCACATCGTCGGCATGTCCCTGGGCGGCATGCTCGCCCAACTCCTCGTCGCCGACCACCCCGACCGGCTGCTCAGCGCCACCCTGATCGGTACGAGCGCGCTCAGCACCGCCCCCTACGTCCACCCGGACGGGACCCGGACCCCGCCCGAAGAACTTCCCGGGATCGCCCCGGAGCTGCTGGAGATGTGGGCCCGCCCCGTGGAGGACCGAGGGCCGGAAGCCGAACTGGAGCGGAGAGTGGAGCACTGGCGTGTCCTGGGCGGCGACCAGCTGCCGTTCGACGCCGCATACACCCGCGCCCTCGAACGGCACATCATCGAGCACACCGGGCACCACACGGCCGGCACCGCACACGCCCGAGCCGACCCCTCCGGCATGGACCGCACCGAACAACTCGCCCACACCGACGTGCCCACCCTGGTCATCTCCGCACCCGCCGAACCCGTCACCCCGCCACCGCACGCCCACCACCTCGCCCAGGTGATCCGCGGCGCACACGTGGTCGACATCCCCGGCATGGGCCACGCCCTCCCGCCCGAGGTCCACGGACCCCTCGCCGACGCGATCCTGAACCACACGACAGGACTCCGACGACGCCTTCTCGGCCAGGCCGACTAGCCGGGCAGACCCGACAACGGCAGGCGGCGGAACTCGATCGACTCGTACGGGCCCGCCGCGCCCGTCTCGTAGAGGACGCCCACCCGTGACCCGCTCAGCGGGACGAGGTCGGAGTAGGCGGCCGGGCGCTGCGAGAGGGTCGTGGACCTGGTGAAGGTGGTGCCCGCGTCGCCGCTGCGCCAGACCGACATCGACTGGCGGGCGGTGGGGACGGAGGGGCCGGAGAAGAGGAGCGGGCCGCCGGAGGGGAGCTGGAGGACCGCGCCCTGGACCACGGGGACGTCGGAGAGGGTGGGCTGGACGGTGTACGGGCGGTCGAGCGACTCGCCGCCGTCGCCGGAGTAGGAGTCCAGACGGTTGCCGACGCTCGTACCGTGCTGGTCCCGCGCGCTGAAGTACAGCCGCCCGTCCGGCAGTTCGGCCGCGCTGTTCTCGTTGGCGTTGTCGAGACCGTCGTACGAGTCGTCGACGAAACCGATCCGCCAGGTGGTGCCCCCGTCGTCGGAGTGGATCGCGTGGGCGCCGTAGTACCGGGGCTCCTGTCCCGTGTCCGCCGAGTCCGCGGGCGGGGCGGCCGAGTGGTTCGAGGGGACGACCAGGCGGCCCGCGTGCGGCCCCCGGGTGAGGGCGACCGCGTGACCCGGGCCGGTCGCGTACCAGCGCCAGCCCGGGAGTTTCACGTCCGCCGTGATGTCCCTGGGGGCGCTGAAGCGGCGGCCGTCGTCCTTGCTCGTCTGCACGAAGACGCGGCGGCTCTGCTCGGCGGTGACCTCGCCGCGCATGATCTGCGCCTCGGTCACCGTGCCGCTGTTGTACGAGGTGACGAGCACGATCCGGCCGGTCCGCGGGTCGACCACCGGCGCCGGGTTGCCCCGCGTGTCCCCCTTCCCGGCGGCCACCACCTTCAGCGGCCCCCAGGTGCAGCCGCCGTCGGTCGACCGTCTGAGGACGACGTCGATATTGCCCGTGTCGCCGGCGCCGTTGCGCCTGCCCTCCGCGAAGGCCAGCACGGCGCCCTCGCGGGTGGTGATCGTGGCGGGGATCCGGTACGTGTCGTAGCCGCCCTGGCCGGAGACGTACGGCACGGAGGAGACACAGCCGCGGGTGGGCAGCGTCGTGGCGGCCGTGGCGGTGGTGGCCGTGGCGATCGCGGCGAGGAGCAGTCCCGTGGCGGCGACCAGAGCGGTGGCCGTGCGGCGGCTTCCGGCGGACAAGGCGGCTCCCCGGACGTGGGACGTTGGATGTCCGGTCAACCTAATGTGTCCACTGAGACCCTGCAACGGGGGTGCGTCAAATGAGCATTGACGTGATGTCAGACCACCGGGTGGCGGCGGAGGCGGAGGGCGGCGACCATGCGGAGCCAGTGGCCGGTGATCAGGCAGAGGAACGGGTAGCGCCATCTGACGCGGTCCTCGACCTGGCTGCTGTCGCTGCCGAAGATGCGACGGCCGTCGTCGATCACCGTCTCGAAGAGGACGACGGCGCGGTGCGGGTGGAGGGCCCAGAAGGTGGCGTAGGCATGGTTGAGCCGGGCCCACCAGGTGCGCGGATGGTCCGGGCCGTGGACGCGGGCGCGGTCGGCGACCAGGTCCGCGTACAGCGCTAGGGCGGTACGGACCCGGCCGGTGCGGCGAGCCGTGTGGGCGACGAGCCAGCGGGCGTCGAGTGTCCACATGTGGTCGGGGCCGTACAGGCGCTCGCAGTCCGCTCGGTGGGTGTCGGCCGCCTCCTTCGCCTGTCGCCAACGACCGGTGCGGAGCAGGGCGTGGCACCACCACTCACGCTGCCGCCGTGTCGCGGGATGGTCGGGGCCGAAGTGTGCCGTCAGGTCGTCCAGGAAGCGCCTCTGCCAGGCGGCGTCGCGCCACAGCAGCCCCACGGAGGCGTAGGCGCCGCTCAGGCGGCGGCGTGCGTGGACCGACTCCCAACTCCAGGGACCGGACCTGGCCTCACAGGCGTGAAGCACGCGTTCGCGGATCCGCAGGGCCTTGACACGTCTTTGCACCGCCCGGTATCCGTCGGCCACGTCGTCGTACTTGTCGATCGTGATCGGGTGGTCGACACCGAGAACGCGGGCGTAGTCGGCGTACAGCTCCCGGTCCAGACGCCGGGCCTCGCGCCGTTGTCCGGCCATCCTCAGCGCGATCACCTGTTCACCCAGTGTGGCGAGGGTCGGCAGTGCGTCGGCGCCGAGCATCCGCTCGCAGTCGGCCAACGCCTCACCGGTCAGCCTGAGCCGCTCCCGGTGGCGTCCGGCGTTCCCACAAGCCACCGCCAGCCAGCGGCGCGCCGCCAGGGTGGACGGGTGGTCGGCTCCCCATATACGGGTCACGTCGTCCACGACGCCCCGATGGAGTGCGAGCGCCTCGTCGTGCAGTCCGTGCCAGGTGAGCAGATCGGCCAGATCGCTCCGGGCCCAGACGACTTCGATGTGGTCGTCCCCGAAGAGCCGGGCGTACTCCGCCACGTTCTCCTCACGCAGCCCGCGGGCCTCGTCCACCTCACCGGACAATCGCAGGACGCGGGCGAGGCCGGCCCGCGCGGAGAAGGTCAGCCGATGCCCGGCGCCCAGGCTCCGCCTGGTGTTCCGCAGGGTCTGCCGCAGCAGGGCGAGGGCCTCGGAATAGTGCGCGGCCGAGGTCAGGGCGTCGGCGAGACCGAGGCAGACATCGAATGTGTGCGGATGAAGGCGTCCGTGGACCCGCTCATGGTCAGCGAGGACCTCGCGGGCGAAGTCGATCGCCTCCTGGATCCGGCCGTGGCGTGTGCAGAGGTGGATGTGGAAGCTGCGGACTCCGAACGTGCTGGGATGGTCCCTTCCCAACAGTCGCTCGTGGTCCGCGATCAACTGGACCTGCGCGGCGTAGGCATCACCGTGCCGCTTCGACTGGTCCAGCCCCCACACCAGGCTGCCGCGCGCACGCAGCACGACCGGGTGTTCCCGACCATGCAGGGCGGTCCGCTCGTCGACCACACGACGGAACAGGGCCAGGGCCTCCTCGTCGCGCTCCGCCCTGATCAGGCACGTGGCGAGGGTGTCACGGATCGTCACCGTCTCTTCGGACTCCGGACCGAATATCCGCTCCGCGTCCGCCAGCGCCCGCTCGGCAGCCGCACGCGCTTCGTCGTACAGAGCGGCGTCCAGACACTGGAGAGCCAGATTGTTGCGGGCCCAGACCGTCTCGGCGTGCTCGGGACCGTGCTCGTCCTCGCATGCGACCACGTAACGGCGCAGCAGCGCGACCCCTTCCTCGTCGCGGCCCACCGAGCCGTAGGTTTCGGCCAGGCTCTGCAGGGAGTACAGGCTCGCCGCGGACGGCGCCGGGCCCTGCGACCAGTCCGGGCGCATGCGGTCCACGATGCGCGCCGCCTCGCGCAGTCGGCCGGCGGCCGCGTACGTTCTCGCCAGATCGCTCAGGGCGCCCCGGGTTTCCACGTGATCCGCACCGTGCAGCCGTCGCATGTCCCGCTCCAGTGCCTCGTACATGGGCACGGACAGCTCGTAGCGACCGGCTGTCTCGTACGACCGGGCGAGGTCCCTGCGCGCGGTGAGCGTGCGCTCGTCCTCGGGGCTCAGACACCGCTCGGTGATCTCCAGGCGTCTGGCGCGTGCCCCGATGGCCTGCTCGGTGCGGCCTGCCCACGCGCACATGTCCCCTTCGAGTTCCAGGGCGCTGAGCGTGGCGGCCGCCTCCTCCCCCAGGGCGGCTTCGCAGTCCCGCCGGGTCCCGCCCGCCCGGACCACCGCCCGGCCCATCGCTCCCACATGCCCCAGATGGTCGTACGCCGCCCACCTCCGCAACCGCACCAGGCTCTCCTGGTCCGCCTCCTCGTACGACGGCAGGTCCTCTCGTACGACGCCCCACAGCGCGTCTATCTGGTCGACGAGCTGTCCTCCGAACTCCCGTCTCTCCCATGCCTCCCCGGGCGGTATCAGCACCGCCTCCAGATGCCGCACCGCGGCGCGGACGACGTCCCGTATTCGCTCCCCCGCCCTCTCCCGGATCACCCGCTGCACCAGCCGGTGCAGGTTCACGGCGTCCGCTCCCGAGTCCGTGGCGAGCGAGGCCTGGGTCACGACTCCCAGCGCGGCCTCCACGACGTCGGCGTCGTGGACCCCCGCCTGCCGGACTACCCCGTGCAGCAACCTGCGGGGCACTCCGGCGGGCGACAGCACCGACAGCACCTCCAGCAGAACCCGCACCGCGCCGTCCGGGCCCCGCTGCTCGACCTGCTCGGCGGCGATGAGCATCGCCTCGGCCACCCGGTGCGGATACCGCTCTCCGGGCACCTTCTCCAGCGCGGTCCTCAAGGGGTAGGCCCGCAGCCGTTCCAGGTAGCCGCGGTAGCCGGTCCCCCGCACCCGGATGACATGGGCCGCCTGGGCGAGAGCGAGGGGCAACCGGCCCAGTTCCGCGGCGACTTCGCGGGCCCCGTCGTCCG from Streptomyces sp. DSM 40750 includes these protein-coding regions:
- a CDS encoding ABC transporter substrate-binding protein — its product is MRDVTHDAPATARRSFLKYSGALGAAAAVSSSLAACSAGPESTNDTGDGGGGKNGTLTAVIGYGNDGSWDPTQTASAFCMAANNHIYEGLLDTDPISREPYAALATAVPGDLSGTSWKFELRAGATFHDGKPVTADDVVFVYERILDPDTQTLAKGFFASWLKEVRKIDARNVELVLKFPFPDGISRLTLAKIMPKHVFSRPGAWDDAIKGKAIGSGPYRQTAHHPKSNTTFEAFADYNGPRPAAFKKMNWLTIVDAAPRVAKISGASAGAQIADNIPYANIGQLEKGGMSVQGGSGMNNLFLMFNTRRKPFDDVRVRQALHYAIDRDKMIEVALKGHGKPASSFLNEGNPSYRPAKSVYAYDPDKAKALLAEAGVKGLKIEILAVNVSWIVDCLPTVKASWDAIGVETTLSPQETTAVFTKMDQKQDYQVVAAASNPNQFGLDADLIMHYNYGPQNLWMQYARWADNAVAKGLFRDMDQATREPDADKKKTMVQDYIDIVAEQAVLYPVVHNELMTAWNPKRLSGIRAQPYPGINLLQAKWV
- a CDS encoding ABC transporter permease; the encoded protein is MVAVLRILIRRVALLVPLMLGIVLFVFIVMRFSDVDPASAFFQGANPTPEQLHDFREENGLLDPLPVRYVGFVGDLLHGDMGISALTRAPVIDQVTTALPLTLQLTFLGLGIAVVLALLGGVTAAIYRDRLPDQIIRVVSLTGVAAPGFWLALLMIQYLAVDLGWFPTGGYVNPADSFTGWLKTMTLPAFALSLPVAAQLTRIVRTSVVEELDKDYVRTAIGSGLPPRVVVGRNVLRNALINPLTVLGLRVGYLLGGAVVIETIFSLPGMGKLMIDAVKNGDPAVVQGVVLTTAAGFVVVNLVIDVLYLLVNPRLRDAS
- a CDS encoding dipeptide/oligopeptide/nickel ABC transporter permease/ATP-binding protein, with amino-acid sequence MRADALMFGLIVTTRKRLTAALSRPGVRLRSWRRLPLLSRIAVCFLAVVVLTALLAPWLAPHDPLDQQALVGGTGAPSADHWMGQDSLGRDILSRLMYGARWSLAIGLGATGLALVVGAVIGAVAATSRKAVDETLMRCLDVVMAFPGIALAAVLVAVFGGGITVLICAIAFLFTPPVARVVRANVLDQYGEDYVTAERVIGARTPHIVIRHVAVNCAAPVLVFCTVQVAEAIVFEASLSFIGAGVRPPDPSWGSVIADGKNMVLTGGWWATVFPGLLMLVTVLSLNILSEGVSDAWAAPVAREVEPQEQEDRLEAPEPGGGEVTELPGLTEAAVRLRSRARPLPQGRPVLSVENLAIGFDGRHRGVDIVDGISFDVRPGEVLGLVGESGCGKSLTALTVMGLEPKGARVRGQVRFDQRQLVGEPMRVRRRLLGHEMAMVYQDALSSLNPAMTIHAQLKQVVRRGGKRSAPELLRLVGLDPERTLRSYPHELSGGQRQRVLIAMALSRNPKLIVADEPTTALDVTVQAQIIELLLRLREELGFALILVSHDLALIADVTDRVVVMYGGQIVETGVTADLVEQPSHHYTRGLLGSVLSLESAAERMTQIKGVVPSPADFPAGCRFADRCPRASDVCRTTAPALRGTRTHTAACHHPAVDLMDSTEGQVTR
- a CDS encoding oligopeptide/dipeptide ABC transporter ATP-binding protein, giving the protein MSALVEVSGAHVVHKARSGGVFTRDRVYALTGADLVIAPGETVGVVGESGCGKSTLAKVLVGVDRPTAGAVSFRGRDLWSMSPAERRVAVGGGTGMIFQDPSTALNRRLTIRQILRDPLDVHRRGTPAEREDRVRELMSLVGLPTALADGLPGQLSGGQRQRVAIARALALDPDLVVADEPTSALDVSVRAQILNLLLDLKERLGLALVFVSHDIQTVRRMSDRVITMYLGRIVEETPADLVTDRARHPYTRALFSATPGLLDPIDPIPLVGPVPSATRPPSGCPFRTRCWKADDVCAEIMPDFVAASAPGHRFRCHHPVEETESTRDLVAQAVEDRTEPAVRDTRDT
- a CDS encoding dihydrodipicolinate synthase family protein, with the translated sequence MTVPAPLTGVIPPVCTPLTPDREVDVPSLVRLVDHLVTGGVDALFVLGTTSEAAYLTDAQRRQVVETVVGHVGGQLPVLAGAIDMSTPRVLDHVRAVTAAGAEAVVATAPFYSRTHPAEIARHYRLLADRSPVPVFAYDIPATVHTKLPADVVLRLAADKVIAGLKDSSGDLAGFRTVVTGARADSALTGFTTLTGSELIIDSALALGADGAVPGLANVDPAGYVRLDRLCRAGDWDRARAEQERLCALFDMIAVGDPARMGTGSSALGAFKAALHLRGIIDCAATAEPQVPLSEAEVERVGKYLAAAGLL
- a CDS encoding alpha/beta fold hydrolase, translating into MERFVDAAPGIRLWVEDRGASDTPPLLLIMGAQASGLAWPDALVDRLADRHHVIRYDHRDTGRSTWSFEEHPYSVTELAKDAVRVLDGLGVERAHIVGMSLGGMLAQLLVADHPDRLLSATLIGTSALSTAPYVHPDGTRTPPEELPGIAPELLEMWARPVEDRGPEAELERRVEHWRVLGGDQLPFDAAYTRALERHIIEHTGHHTAGTAHARADPSGMDRTEQLAHTDVPTLVISAPAEPVTPPPHAHHLAQVIRGAHVVDIPGMGHALPPEVHGPLADAILNHTTGLRRRLLGQAD
- a CDS encoding sialidase family protein gives rise to the protein MSAGSRRTATALVAATGLLLAAIATATTATAATTLPTRGCVSSVPYVSGQGGYDTYRIPATITTREGAVLAFAEGRRNGAGDTGNIDVVLRRSTDGGCTWGPLKVVAAGKGDTRGNPAPVVDPRTGRIVLVTSYNSGTVTEAQIMRGEVTAEQSRRVFVQTSKDDGRRFSAPRDITADVKLPGWRWYATGPGHAVALTRGPHAGRLVVPSNHSAAPPADSADTGQEPRYYGAHAIHSDDGGTTWRIGFVDDSYDGLDNANENSAAELPDGRLYFSARDQHGTSVGNRLDSYSGDGGESLDRPYTVQPTLSDVPVVQGAVLQLPSGGPLLFSGPSVPTARQSMSVWRSGDAGTTFTRSTTLSQRPAAYSDLVPLSGSRVGVLYETGAAGPYESIEFRRLPLSGLPG